The window tttgtctaaaaagcttttatttagacaaaatttttttttacttcaaaaaaGGCTTCTTACTTTTCTTCATAAAAGCCGTCTTACTTTTTTCCCAAGACAAAGCTATAtactttttcacaaaaagtttaaaaagctttttactaaaagaaaatcttattaGCTTTATTTACTAAActcaaactttttaaaaattaactcatttacattttttgtaaaaaaaactttcttatttctttttcgtcaaaaaagctttcttaattttttatctcaaaagagcttttttatttcttttctcaaaaaaactttcttacaTGTTCTCCACAAGTTTAAGTTCACTTTAATCAAAAAGCTTTCATACCCATTTTAGACTTTTGTTCACCAAAATCTTTGAATGCCAAAAAAGcttgttaaagctttttaagaaatatagctagttaaaaaatataacaaaaagcatttaaaaaaaagcttcttTACTTAAAAACTCTTCAATTAGTATTcactaaaaaacattttattttctttttgataaaGTAAAATGCCTTTTCACTAAAAagtctttttaattttctatttgttaaacaaaaaactttcttaCTTATGTTGgtcaaaaaaagctttctacTTTTCTACCGAAgtttaaaaaaccttttttagtaagagctttttttctaaaaagaaacttctttttacatgtttttaataaaaactttttttctataaaaaaaacttaaatttttaaaagaaaaactttttaattaaagaaaaaaagctgttttactttttatcgtcagaaaagttttgtattttttaaacaataatttcctttttcactaaaatgcttttttttgtaattaaaaatctctaataaaaagctttttagattttttttcacaaaaataacattttttccaaaaaaaacacaagGCTCTAAGCAAACTCTGAAGATTTCCTCAAAACATTAGAATTTTTGAGCATAAATTCCAAAatctgttttaaattaaaaaattaaaaatttaaaagatttttaaaagctCCATCTTTTAATAGCTCTGCACCTAGGGGACAGCAATGcttaattgttattttcaattatagTTATTTAAACCAGCCCCCTTTCTTCCTAAAAGGGGTGAGGAAAAACAACAAGACTCAGTAACGTTTATTGTcatttaatgcaaatatttttgcaaaaaacataCACAATGTTGCTCTTTTCTATTCAAGGACACATTAAATGtactacttttttgtgttttactgAATGTAATTGTGTACATACACGTTTGTAGATATCTTGGACTATAGAATGCAATTCCTTTAAGGTTTTGTATGAAACGGATATGCAGAAATGTACTtacactaataaaaataaatgtcagTTACTTTCTGTTTACACGACAGATATTTTATGTTGAGTAGTTGGGGAAAAGAGGAAAACAAATATAGAATAAACTCTTCTTAAGCATATAACGAATTGAAAATGAGTTATACACAGAAAATCTAAGAGAAGATGTAACACACATGAACAAGTCTGTaatcatttattaaaacaataatgtaGGGTGCATTAgaatcgaaatatttttattgtaattgtttcattttagttttaattatgcactaaagttaatttattttattaccttTCTATTCTATGCGTCATTCTCTTTCATAGGTAAATATCAGGGCCAGTGGCAAGAGGGCAAACGTCATGGTTATGGTATACGCACTTCGGCGCCATTTGGCTTGGCCTCTCATCATAAACGTAAAGATGTACACGCTTCATTATCATCACTGCGTAGCAATGAAAATGCTGCAAATGCGGCAAAAAATGCCAGTCGAACCGAAGAGGTAAGAGGTGGATTTGTACTGACCGCCAGATCGGATAAGTTACCGGTAAGACGTAACAGTCTGTcggaaaaaacgaaaaagggATTCTTATCGGtaagagaaatttaaataattaaaatgcaaataaatcatatttaaattcattaaattaaagggtttaaaaatgagaaaacaGCGCAGTACTGGAGATCTGGAGAAGAGAGGAACTTTAGCCTCGGGTAGTATACGTTCTACAATGTCTACGGCCTCTTGGCTGAGTACAGGTTCCGAGCTATCCAATTTAACCGCAAAGTGAGGATTTATTatcattaattaaaaacttttatataaattgtgtaTAATTCCTTTCCAGATCTATGCATACAGAGTCTAATGCCAGCTTTACCATGGAAGATGAACAACTCGATCCCAGTGTGGTGGAAACCTATATGGGTGAATGGAAGAAAGATAAACGTTGTGGCTTTGGTGTGGCCGAGCGCAGTGATGGCCTTAAATACGAAGGCGAATGGTATAACAATAAGAAGCACGGCTATGGTGTGACCACTTTCAAAGATGGTTCCTTTGAAGAGGGCAAATATAAGAACAACATTTTAATTACCAGTCAAAAGAAAAAGCATTTGTTTATTGCCCGTTCTCGCAAGTTTAGAGAACGTATTTCGGCTTCGGTGACATCGGCTCAGCGTGCTCTTAAAATGGCAATGCAACGTTCAGATATTGCCATATCGCGTACCGGCACCGCCAATACCAAAGCACAAAGTGCTGATATTGCTGCCGATCAGGCACGCATCGACTGCGAGTTGGCTGTGCAAATGGCTCGTGAGTTTGCGCCTGATTTTAAGCCTTCTGTTCTGGAACGCTTTGAAAAATTACGGTTTCGCGAACGACACAAGGGACCAGCGGCTCAATTCAGCAGCAGTAATGCCGCTGCAGAATCGTATGCTAGCACAGCGGTGGCCCAAAGGCCTACGGGTTTCCAAAAGAACCGTGATGGCTCACAGCCTCAAAGGGAATCGGAGTTTCCGGTACCCAGTTCGATGTATTCCCAACAGTTGCCAGTTTCTCCACAAACCGATTTGTCATCCCTGGTGAATCAACCACAAATGAGTGCCATAAATACCATCAATCAGATGTaccatcaacagcagcagcagcaacaacagcaaaataatCCACAAATGAATCCCGCATATCAATACCAGCCACAGCAACCGCCAGGGTCAAACTATGCTCACAGTAATCTAAGTGCTAGTGGTAGTCCGCAAATTTCTCAATTGCAAAAGGATAATAACATGTTTAAAAATGCGGAAGCTGCCCACACGGCCAACAATATGccgcaacaacagcagcagcaaattaacttgcagcaacaacagcagcagcaacaacaaatgcaacagctgcaacagcaacagctgcaacagcaacagcagcaacaattgcagcagcagcaacaacaacaagcatATCAGCAACACCTGATGCAGCAaagacagcaacaacaattgttgcaacaacgacaacaacaacagcaattgcagcagcaacaacaacaaaaacagttgCAACAGCAACAGATTcttcagcagcagcaacaacagcaatatcAGCCATCAAATTTAGACTCTCCCATGTATGGCAGTAATCAAGTTCGTCGACCCTCTCAAATCCAAtaccaacagcagcaacaacagctgCTGCAACAAGCTGAACAAATGGATAGCATGAATCGTTCCAATAAACCACCCATGATGGGTCAAGTAGGACAACAATCCTCTATCGATCATTTCGATCATTATAAACGACCACCCAGTAGAGATACATCCATTGATCGCTACACCAGAGCAGCCAGTCGTCTGAGTGGTGGCTACGGCTCACGTCAAACTTCAGTCGATCGTGGAGCCAGCAGTGCAGGCACAGCGCAGGCCAATGATAGCGGCCTACCCGAACAGAGGCCTCGAGCTGGATCAGTATTTAGAGGATCGACACCAGCCCCATCGGCTGGTAACACGCCCACAACCGGCAATGGTTCAGTTCCTACGGGATCGGGTCGTATGTCGCGTGCGGCAACGCCCAGCTTAAGCACAAATTCTCCTTCGGGCACCACAACAACGGACGCCATGTTTTCGAAACCCAATCAACCCTTTGAAGATATACTCCTGCGTCAGCGTACTCTGGGTCAGGATATTGTGCCCTCACCCTTGCAGCCCAAACGCACAGAAAGTCTGTATATGCCCGTTAAGCCAGCGTCACCAATGGCTGCTGCCGGCGGAGGTGGAGGCAATAAAAAGTTAAAGGTAAGTTTACTCGGATTAATATTGTCAAGGGTTTTAgtcataaaatacatacatataaaacgcattattacgtatgtatgtagCATTTTTGATATGCTCGCCTATGGAAAATTTAAGagccaaagaaaattttaaacggGAGAGCTAGAAAAGAGCGATAACAAGGTAGGCTAAAAATAGCCTTAAATGTCTGTCTAATGAATGATGCTACTACACCAAAGAAATGAACCTGTTCACAAGTGTTTGTAGCATTTGAAATTTCGAAAACTACATACTCTCATGAGCGCACTCATTCTCTCTCTCTCATTCTCGAATAAACCAAAGAGCATGATAGCTACAAATTCGAAATTTGAAAACTCTTTCGAAATAAAGTGTCACAACAACGACCACTCTCCAAAATTAAGGATTTTGCACCATTAGCAATTGTCACCTAGAATTCTGACATAGTCGCATCGACCACAAATTTTCAGTTTGTAAACACTCGCGCTTTCTTAAGCACAACGCCAAACGATCggtttaaattctaaattttcccccttaacacactcacacacatacgCAGCAGCAGTCaataagaaaaatctttattttcctTTGTGTTTGGAAACGTTAAAGTGTATAAACGTTTAGCTAAAATATACTAATAAGTGGTctaaagaaaaaacgaaaagaaaaatttgaaatcaTCAACCTTAACACGTCGTCGCATTTGAACGTACGACTGTCTGTCCCTCAGTCTGTCCCCTCAACGTCATAATCGTCATCGGCGTTAGCAATGTGTTGAGTTGTACTGTTTAttttagtgtgtgtgtgttttttttttcgttttcccaaataaataacaacaataagaaatatatcgaaaaaaaaaacattgttcggaacctatttttaaaaatttgctttttttaatacttatacatatatcctACGTATAGACAActgaaagaatttaaataatttgtttttaaaacaaaacacttgagcgttttatacatttatattataaataaatacttggAAATAATTGTTTgctcttttaaaatttcaaacaaagaaaattataacgaatataattaataaaattaaaattaaaataataccaaaagaaattaaacgtttttcttggattatatctaaaaaaaataaaactaaagcaaaaatattttaattgttttgaaaaaaaaacgcaaagtTCCTTGAGTGAAAGTTAtgcaattatattaataaaataattattttgcaataaaaacaacacaaagCACTTATAAAGTAATAAAGTCGACTGCAGtttatatttgaataataaaaatggaGTGGTATCCAGATGAAGATGAAGAAGATTTAATGTTTTCACCCGCTCTATTGGCACGACGAGCTTCGGAGAGTTGGATTGTAGAGCCACCAGTAGAggttgttttcatttttctaaatatatttagaaatctagaactgaactagaactagaactaaactagaactgaaatagaactgaactagaactgaactagaactgaactagaactgaactagaactgaactagaactgaactagaactgaactagaactgaactagaactgaactagaactgaactagaactgaactagaactgaactagaactgaactagaactgaactagaactgaactagaactgaactagaactgaactagaactagaactgaactagaactgaactagaactgaacgtaaataaaaccaaacggAACCAAATCTTTTAACTGAGGCAAATACCGTTTAATGTATTCAAAGTTCTTAGCTTTCGGCTATAGTATTGTATCTCAATAAAATCTAGATTAAATAAGTGATTATTctcttctattttatttattttatttccacCTCTTATTTACAGAGCGTTCCTATAAATGTTACGCTACAGCGTAAGAAATCTTTGCCCGATTTCCAAGAACTGCCACGTGCCACAGAGGCTATGAGCCGCGAGGAGGTATCCGCTTTGGGCTCAGCTAGACGTGAAGCGGTACGACGACAAATTGAAATGAATGAAAAGCTCAAAGCGAATCCATTATTATATCTCGTCAGTCCACAAGTTAAAGTAAGTTTAAAAGATCGAACAAATTTCACCACATAcctttgtattaaaaattcaaattttctaaaaaaaaatctacatttttaataaaaattcaaattttgcactgaaataaattttaaattttattaaaaatttctcaaaagaaatttatatttagctaaaaatctaaaatttcactaaaaataaaatttcccaaaaaaattgtatttacaattaaaaaatacaattaaatattccaaatctataatttcaccaaaattttaatttccaagattttataaaaaaaaatctaaagtttcactaaaaaaataaaaatttcagtaaaaatCCTACATTTTACACAAATCCGAAATGctcattaataataaaactaaaatttcaccAAGGACTCAAAATATCGTctaaatttcactaaaattcaaaattctcatttaaatttaaacatttcatcaaatgtctaatttttaactaaaaatcaaatatttcactaaaaaaaaatcaaaatttcaccaattttactaaaaattatacattttagcaaaaaaatttaaatcatgtTGAAAATTCATAATTCGCACAATTtcaccaaaatttttaaaatttcaaaaattagaaattataaaaaaaaaagaaaattttaacaaaaactgatattttgctagaaaaatgtttaaaattttgtttttttccccTTCTTGCAGGATTGGTTCTCACGACAACAGTTGGTGCTCTTGGTGCTTTTTGCAAACATTATATTGGccatattatttttcaaaatgctGACATAGCGTAAATTTTTTCACCCactacaacagcagcagcaacaacaacaactacaactacatGAGACAAACGCAGCATATAAAcatcatacatataaatattttattttatttttatctatttataaattacattttacatttgttttcaatttaggTAATATAtacttattaaattattttgtaatagttTAAACTCCATTTGTACTTGGACTTGTCGTGGCACGACAATTAGCAACACCTGCTGCAACAGGAGGTAACATGAAGTGCATGTGTTTACATgaagacatttttctttttttttcatctttttcgGTAACAGGAGTCTACATAACATCCCATTGTCGAtattacttaatattttgtataactaccacatacatacatttaaaaattaatttaaaaaaataacaaaaacaacttgtgtcgaatttaaacaaaattgaaaatttttttttaaaaaaccatttgttgtagttaaaaacaaatgtgtttttttacataaataatatatttacatctttatagtaaaaaaaataataaactttaattcttttttagcatttgcagtgaaattgtataaaatattttattataattcaaaaataaaaacaaataaagaaaatgtactCTTACTGcagaattgtaaaaaaaatgcaaaacaaaataataaaaaaaattttgtgcaaaataaaatacaattttacaatatattagaacaaatatttaacttttaataatatgtactctatgtatattgtatatataactacatatttattttattttttttaattttatttaatttatttaattatttttaatttcaaaacaaaaacttctataaaccaaaaaaaacacaaacattttggaattttcttttattttttgttaatagacatttaatttatttcataaaaataaacatttactaaatattaaaactataaattagtaaatgtttattattatttaataaactattgtttatatttagcaTTTCAAATTTGGGAAAtgctttaatattataaaacaaagtaaatattttttaataataaaataataactactagacaaactaaaaaaaaacaaaagataataatacttaaacaattataaagaaaaaaccaaaaaaaactaaacgaaTTTTATACACTTTTTAAAAGCTCTCAATCAACTATATATAATTagatcaaaatttaattaaattaaaatataattatataaaaaaacgaaaacaaaaacaaataaattttacatttttactttagtttgtttatacaaaattttactccCCATACCAGTTTATGGATCCAGAGGAACTATAGCagacaaattatattaaactttattagtttttatgtttttgtttttaattaaatcaaaaaataactggATCCTTTGCTGTAGGCCAATTCTCATACCACTGACAGACACACTTACATTACATTATGCGTatttaaactgttaaaaataaatggtttattttttgtttgtttttgtgaaaataaattctagcattcttttatataaaaaaaactatatttttttcaataaatttaactatttgccttaaatcataaataaaatttcaaaaactttaaataaaagtttgtttgtttattaagaGAAGTCATAACggtcaggcatggaaaattcagtACCTTTGCACTTTTTGACATCGACAAATAATTCCAcaccatagtcttgtctacatacctaacctagtctatagtctatagtctagtctatagtctagtctatagtctagtctatagtctagtctatagtctagtctatagtctagtctatagtctagtctatagtctagtctatagtctagtctatagtctagtctatattctagtctatagtctagtctatagtctagtctatagtctagtctatagtatagtctatagtctagtctatagtatagtctagtccatagtctagtctatagtctagtctatagtctagtctatagtctagtctatagtaaagtctagtctatagtatagtctagtctatagtctagtctattctatagtatagtctattctatagtatagtctatagtctagtctatagtctagtctatagtctagtctatagtatagtcaagtctatagtatagtcaagtctatagtatagtctattctatagaatagtctattctatagtatagtctagtctatagtatagtctatagtatagtctaatctatagtctagtctataatcaagtctatagtctagtgtatagtttagtctatagtctaatttatagtctatgctatgatctaatctatagtatagtcttgaatattgtccagacttagactagactatagcacaaaatttagactcgactatagtccaggctatagattatactatatagactagaatatagtccagattatagtagACTAAAAAAAGGTTCAGACTAAAAACTTGATAGTAGTCcactagattatagatatataggctagactacataCCTTaatatagttctgactatagaccggaatatagaccagactataaactagaccacaGTCAATACTGTAGATGaggctatagttcagactataatctagacaatggtcaagactatagatttgactacaTATTGGTTTAtattcaagactgtagactgtacTGGACTATTATCAGGAATACgttatatagtctattgtctatattatagtctaaaatttagtctgcgctatagtttttattgtaatttgtttcaaaaactttacaaacgtcttttattttctttagacataatttcttcatatttatcTGCATTTGTTGAGTTTGAGCACACTGTTGGTTATGAACAGTTTAAAACTCATTggataaaaatttcataaactaTTTACAGTTTGAAAGCAActgaaacaaacaaattattaagcAGTTTCCACTGTTCTACAAGatataaaacttgacttttaaataataaaaaataatgcaatttgtttataaagtttaaaatgtataattaacacaatttatttttttattaaacagagtattacaaatattttttaaataaaagcagttttaaattgtttttaaatgcaAACTTAATGTAACTTATCTTGTATCATTACAATCAACTTTAACGTATATTATATCCATCCCTTTGATCAGGATACTGATAACAGGGATTTATTTCTAATCTAATTTTGCAGTAAGCCAGCAAACAATTATTTGAAGGTCTAGCAGTTTCCTGCTGACATCCTGTTTCGTAAGGGTTACGTCTTTTTCTCGTAACATAGGGACAGGGCTGATGATAATAAATGATGGGTTTTGTTGCTATTTGCACTATTTCATGATTGCGTAACTCCAATAGATGATTATTTgcacaaattttaaaagaacattttacggtttttaaaatgattaaaaaacaaataatttgtaaaactaatttattgttaaacattttaacgtTCTAATGAATGAATTTATATTGTGTGAGCTAAAATTAGATCTATTCGTTATATAGAACCGGGCAAAATCATTAAGtcagcatttacaaaattaccaaaaattcacatttgataaaaaaaattgtaaattgaaTATAATATAGGTTTTTTTACCAATAATATTTTTGGTTAATCaatttatttccaaattttttgataaaaatttaaaaaaaaaattagattaaatatatatattttttttaataaaaagaaaaaataatttggcctaaaattgaatttgaactgattaaaatgttaaaaaataatatacctGCTGTTCGAAATTGTTTCATAGTTAAAGAATGGTATTGACAACAGTTCATTTAACAGTCTAAActtcagtctattgtcttgactatagttaagtTTATATACTTAACTGTAGTCTTTACTATAATTTCGACTATTGCCAATGTTTTTGATAATAGcatatattctggactattgtcCAGGCTATAGCGGAAGTCTTTAATCTAGATATCCGTTTGTTTTGgctatagttttgattatagtttagtgtatagtacTTACTATAGTCCTatcatgtctatagtctcgactatagtataatatatattctggaccATAGTCTgcaatatagtcttgtctatagtctggactattgcccagtctatagtctggactattgcccagtcgatagtctagactattgcccagtctatag of the Lucilia cuprina isolate Lc7/37 chromosome 2, ASM2204524v1, whole genome shotgun sequence genome contains:
- the LOC111679649 gene encoding formin-J isoform X1, giving the protein MRKQRSTGDLEKRGTLASGSIRSTMSTASWLSTGSELSNLTAKSMHTESNASFTMEDEQLDPSVVETYMGEWKKDKRCGFGVAERSDGLKYEGEWYNNKKHGYGVTTFKDGSFEEGKYKNNILITSQKKKHLFIARSRKFRERISASVTSAQRALKMAMQRSDIAISRTGTANTKAQSADIAADQARIDCELAVQMAREFAPDFKPSVLERFEKLRFRERHKGPAAQFSSSNAAAESYASTAVAQRPTGFQKNRDGSQPQRESEFPVPSSMYSQQLPVSPQTDLSSLVNQPQMSAINTINQMYHQQQQQQQQQNNPQMNPAYQYQPQQPPGSNYAHSNLSASGSPQISQLQKDNNMFKNAEAAHTANNMPQQQQQQINLQQQQQQQQQMQQLQQQQLQQQQQQQLQQQQQQQAYQQHLMQQRQQQQLLQQRQQQQQLQQQQQQKQLQQQQILQQQQQQQYQPSNLDSPMYGSNQVRRPSQIQYQQQQQQLLQQAEQMDSMNRSNKPPMMGQVGQQSSIDHFDHYKRPPSRDTSIDRYTRAASRLSGGYGSRQTSVDRGASSAGTAQANDSGLPEQRPRAGSVFRGSTPAPSAGNTPTTGNGSVPTGSGRMSRAATPSLSTNSPSGTTTTDAMFSKPNQPFEDILLRQRTLGQDIVPSPLQPKRTESLYMPVKPASPMAAAGGGGGNKKLKSVPINVTLQRKKSLPDFQELPRATEAMSREEVSALGSARREAVRRQIEMNEKLKANPLLYLVSPQVKDWFSRQQLVLLVLFANIILAILFFKMLT
- the LOC111679649 gene encoding uncharacterized protein LOC111679649 isoform X2 gives rise to the protein MEWYPDEDEEDLMFSPALLARRASESWIVEPPVESVPINVTLQRKKSLPDFQELPRATEAMSREEVSALGSARREAVRRQIEMNEKLKANPLLYLVSPQVKDWFSRQQLVLLVLFANIILAILFFKMLT